Below is a genomic region from Palaemon carinicauda isolate YSFRI2023 chromosome 31, ASM3689809v2, whole genome shotgun sequence.
GTTAGATTTAGTatagtatatacaaaataaaaagaatcaaTTTTTTATGGTATGATACTATCGTAAAAGTTTCTGTAGTCTCTGTAATACTCCTGTAAGCATCACGTATCAGTCCTGAATATTTGGATGATGAATCATATTACATTGAAAAAGATAGGTGACAATTTGCGTCAAAATTTTAGTTTATCGGTATGATAAATAAGTGGAAGAAAATTATGATAGATATAAGACAAATTATTGACCTAAGAACAACCATAGCTGGCTTTATTTCACTGGCTCTAAATAGTGCATTATTAATCAACAACAGTCcaagaatatactgtataaacttgACGAACAGTTTAAAAACAATTCATCTAGATATTTATCATTTTCAAACTAGCTGTGCAGttgtttttgccttttttattaCTCTCTTTTTTGATTGCTGTTGCAAAGGTGACTTTGAAACTGTTACTGATTCTTTTACCAGTTGGCTCAGAAGAGAATTAAACAATACAAAAGCGCTTGGTCAAACTCTCGTTTTTTTCTGTCCCGTCCTCCAGCtcagtgacaatatatatatatatatatatatatatacatatacacacacacacacacatatatatatatatatatatatatgtatatatatgtatatacatatatacacacacatatatatatatatatatatgtgtgtatatatgtatatatatatatatatatgtatatatatatgtatatatatatatatatgtatatatatatatatatatatacatatatatatatatatatatatgtatacatgcttaATCCTCAAAGAGATTAACTTTTGAAAATTCTACCCATCTATTCCTCAAATAGGATTTGAAGATGTTGCCAGCAGATTGATAATTTTTTACATAAAATCCAAATTACCAAAACTGAGAATAGCATATTTCATTATCTACTTTATAATTCTTTGAGTCTAATTAATTCAGTAATTAAATGATTATGATTTGAAATCCTTAATAGAAGTTTAATACCTATAGTGGATGTTATTAATAATTGTTACCTTGTTAATTAACCCTTTATGATTACTAATATAACCTTGAAATCTCTAATTTTATATAGAAATCGCatgaaaagattaaataaaaacgAATGTTTCGACATTTCACTTCCATATTAAAGGTGACTGCATCCAGTGCATTTATTATACATTTAAGAACTTTTGAAATAAactgctttttttttaatattccacaAGTTGATATCTTAGAAACTTAAAAAGATCTAGATTTTTCGTAGGAGATACACATTTTTTCCTTTATTAGTTAAGAAACATAAAaagtagataaatatataaataaagatttgaTTTACTTTCATTATAAACTTGGTATCTTTATTGTTTTCTTTCGCCTGATTATTTGAAACATTAAGATTTTTttgaataaatagattttttttgatatgcaatattttatatttgtataattttaaatCTTCAACGTCCTAATTTTTCATTTACTTCCGGTGCCAAGATAAGTAAAAAACACATCTAAAATCACACTTTATTTCCTCATGTTTCAATTCCAATTTTCATAATCATAAGTATTCTCTCCtataataacatttatattaaagcaACATCATTTTCATTCTATTATAATGAGAGAATTATAGAAACTATTATGTTAATTTCAAAACATTGGTAGCATTTGATAAATCCTTCTAGACTCTAGAGACTCAGTGATATCCTCCGTATCCGCCCCCAAATCCTCCTCCGTATCCTCCAAATCCTCCACTGTTGGCGCCCTTAGCTTTGGCCAAAGCCTTGGCAGCTGCTCCCTGTGCTTGTCCTGCTGCCCCAATGGCTGACTGCAAGTCGCTGAGCACGACGGCCTGCTGTTGGTGGAGCGAGTTAGCTGCCTGTTGTGCCTGCCAGGCCATGGCATTCTGAGAGGCAAGGACTCCTTCTTGGGCTGCGAGACTGCTGGCTGCCTGTCCTGCCAAGGCGTTGGTCTCACCAGAGACTTGGCCCAAGTTACTCAGGAGACCACGAGCCATGGAGGCGGCTACTTTGGCTGCCTGTTCGGCTACATTGGCCTTTCCCGCCAAGGTTGCTTCTTGGAAAGCAGCTGCCTGGGCTCCTTGAGCAGCCTGTGTGATCTGGGCAGCCTGAGCCTGACGGTTGGCAGCAGCAGCTATAGCTGTGTGTgatgcagcagaagcagcagcagctgcacCAGCTGCAGCACTGGCAGCGGCTCCGTGAGCAACTCCTCCGAGTGCAGCAAGGGCAGAAGTAGCTTGTGCGGCTGCTTGGTTGGCAATGTCAGAGGCTGAGGGCCCATGGCCTCCTCCTGCCCCACCACCGACTACCAGGTagcttcctccacctcctccatatcctcctcctccacctccgctACCTCCTCCATAACCTCCACCATGTACTCCTCTTTTGTCCTGTGAAAATAGAACGTCACTCAATTCAGACATCTGATCTGTCAATAGACAATATATTTCAAATCTTGTAAGGGTTTCAGAGCTGTATAAAGGAATCCTTTCCTTACCTTTGCCGTTGTCTCCTTGTCACCGGCTAACGCGGCTCCTGCAAAAGGAAAGTTTGAAATgttgaattatgaaataaaaagaggttttcagtaatcagtaatcatatcactgtcccttgcccctgtcattcatgagtggcctttaaacctttaaaccccatgTGCAAGAGTATTTGcaatttgcctggccctccctggtcctagcttgggtagagaggggcttgggcgctgatcatatgtatataaggtcagtctttagggaattatcctgtgccattcatgagtgtcattattattattattattattattattattattattattattattattattattacaagctaagctaagaccctagttagaaaagcaagatgctataagcacaggggctccaacagggaaaataggccagtgaggaaagggaacaatgaaaaataacacattttaagaacagtaggagcattaaaatgaatatctcctatataaattataagaactttaacaaatcaagaggaagaaagatAAGCATGAACAAGAGTATTTGAAATACCAAAGCAATGCCCATAACATGAACAGAGAGGAATACTTACCAAcaacaagaaagagaaaataacCTGTTTTCAACATATCGGAGGAGATTCGACTTGCAAAGGAGCGTTGATATGTTTACTCCTTGAAAGCTCGTTCAATACTAACTGATTCACTGAAACCTCTTGGCTTTATATAACGGATACAGTCTTGTGGTCTTTAGAATGTCACCTCATGCGAGTGTTTTGCAATACTCCATTAGACGCAAAGAATAAGCAGTTAAGCTGATTTCTAAAGCTTCCAATGGTGTTTGAAAGACCATTgatgagttttttttctttaacaaagaTTAACTGTAAAAACAGAGTATAACAGTTAGccgtaaattcaaattcaaattaagaaaatttattgatataaatagaaatttaacaGAATACAGGCAATAAGAGTTGTAATGAAAAACAAAttctttaaataaaacaaaactaatttatacaagagaaaatgttacactacataaaaattatatttagcaaATGTTCAATAAATCAATCATACTGTTGTTAAACTATAAAGAAGAATTTATACAAATCAGAAGTCgataatataatgaaattaattagGCAAAAATACTTACTTCACTTCACTTACGGCGGAGAAAGAAtcattagattaatatatatatatatatatatatatatacagtatatatatatatatatatatataccaggaataataatcaatcattgatgttagcttGCGCAACTCAACATTATCGCTTGCCAGTACAAAAACTATTTCAAGACAAGGTATGAAAATCAAAAGTTAGAGATTATACTAGTGTATAGGGAAATGGATCAATTATCTATACTAAATTAATTAGGAAATTTCTTTATAAATCTAGAACACACGTCATTTTTTAGCAAATAACATACTTAATATGTTACGTCATCTATTGTAGGGTTACAAAACTTGAAATTTATTACATCCCATAATAATGTAAAATATGTTTCCGTAGGGAGAGTTCTTCAAAATATTGAACCCAAAAGGATTAAATGGCTTTAttgtcatttcagaaaaaaatgggTCCTGTCttagtatgcgatctcaaagtcgaacttttgctttggtatgcgatctcacttcACGGCGGAGA
It encodes:
- the LOC137625082 gene encoding spidroin-1-like, whose product is MLKTGYFLFLVVDQMSELSDVLFSQDKRGVHGGGYGGGSGGGGGGYGGGGGSYLVVGGGAGGGHGPSASDIANQAAAQATSALAALGGVAHGAAASAAAGAAAAASAASHTAIAAAANRQAQAAQITQAAQGAQAAAFQEATLAGKANVAEQAAKVAASMARGLLSNLGQVSGETNALAGQAASSLAAQEGVLASQNAMAWQAQQAANSLHQQQAVVLSDLQSAIGAAGQAQGAAAKALAKAKGANSGGFGGYGGGFGGGYGGYH